In a single window of the Cupriavidus basilensis genome:
- the cyoC gene encoding cytochrome o ubiquinol oxidase subunit III → MVDTTAPYGPGDVRMPDTPRQSELSFYATSEVHPQNGTLLGFWLYLMSDCLIFASLFAVYGVVGRRYAGGPTGAELFELPLVALNTTMLLLSSITYGFAVLEMQKAQVRTTLIWLGITGLLGAAFISLELYEFAHLVHDGAGPQRSAFLSSFFTLVGTHGLHVTVGIIWLITLMVQVGQHGLIPENKRRLMCLSMFWHFLDVVWIGVFTFVYLMGVLP, encoded by the coding sequence ATGGTTGATACCACCGCCCCCTACGGCCCCGGCGATGTGCGCATGCCGGACACCCCGCGCCAGAGCGAGCTAAGCTTCTACGCGACCAGCGAGGTGCATCCGCAGAACGGCACGTTGCTCGGCTTCTGGCTGTACCTGATGAGCGACTGCCTCATCTTCGCCAGCCTGTTCGCCGTGTACGGCGTGGTGGGGCGGCGCTACGCCGGCGGCCCCACGGGCGCCGAGCTGTTCGAGCTGCCGCTGGTGGCGCTGAACACCACCATGCTGCTGCTGTCGTCGATCACCTACGGCTTTGCCGTGCTGGAGATGCAGAAGGCGCAGGTGCGCACCACCCTGATCTGGCTCGGCATCACCGGCCTGCTGGGCGCGGCGTTCATCAGCCTGGAGCTCTACGAGTTCGCGCACCTGGTTCATGACGGCGCGGGGCCGCAGCGCAGCGCGTTCCTGTCCTCGTTCTTCACGCTGGTGGGCACCCACGGGTTGCACGTGACGGTTGGCATCATCTGGCTCATCACGCTGATGGTGCAGGTGGGGCAGCACGGGCTGATCCCGGAGAACAAGCGCCGCCTGATGTGCCTGTCCATGTTCTGGCACTTTCTGGACGTGGTCTGGATCGGTGTGTTTACCTTCGTCTACCTGATGGGAGTGCTGCCATGA
- the cyoD gene encoding cytochrome o ubiquinol oxidase subunit IV — MNAHDNALAGDPHGHGHGHDDHGHDGEVSHSTFKGYMTGFVLAVVLTAIPFWLVMAKVFDKSSTTALFLLGCAAVQIVVHMIYFLHMNARSEGGWTMLALIFTIVLVVIALSGSLWVMFHLDQNMMPMHDMKNLP; from the coding sequence ATGAACGCGCATGACAATGCCCTTGCAGGCGATCCCCATGGCCACGGGCATGGCCATGACGACCACGGCCACGATGGCGAGGTCAGCCATAGCACCTTCAAGGGCTACATGACGGGCTTCGTGCTCGCGGTGGTGCTCACGGCGATCCCGTTCTGGCTGGTGATGGCCAAGGTTTTCGATAAATCCAGCACCACCGCGTTGTTCCTGCTGGGCTGCGCCGCGGTGCAGATCGTCGTCCACATGATATATTTCCTGCATATGAATGCGAGGTCCGAGGGCGGATGGACCATGCTGGCGTTGATCTTCACGATCGTGCTGGTGGTCATCGCGCTGAGCGGCTCGCTTTGGGTAATGTTCCACCTCGACCAGAACATGATGCCAATGCACGACATGAAGAACCTGCCTTGA
- a CDS encoding SURF1 family protein, producing the protein MTARQQGVAQSNPSSRKRATGALVAFALLAIVAVAGLLSLGVWQVERRAWKLDLIERVNARVHAPATAAPGADQWPRLTKAADEYRRVRLTGTFLNDRETLVQAVTELGGGFWVMTPLRTADGNVVLVNRGFVPPELSERAKRGGDDPTGETTVTGLLRFSEPGNGFLRTNDPAAGRWYARDVPAIAAARGLRNVAPYFIDADAAVPLGDASKRTWPVGGLTVITFNNNHLVYAITWFALALMFAAGAVYAGREAYRRSRAGETQDTQGEGKAGRRTP; encoded by the coding sequence TTGACGGCCCGGCAGCAGGGCGTAGCCCAATCCAACCCGTCTTCCCGCAAGCGCGCCACTGGCGCGCTTGTGGCGTTTGCCCTGCTCGCCATCGTGGCGGTAGCCGGGCTGCTCTCGCTGGGTGTCTGGCAAGTTGAACGCCGCGCGTGGAAGCTCGACCTCATCGAACGCGTGAACGCGCGCGTGCATGCTCCCGCCACGGCCGCGCCCGGCGCGGATCAGTGGCCGCGGCTCACCAAGGCCGCCGACGAGTACCGCCGCGTGCGTCTCACCGGCACCTTCCTGAACGACCGCGAGACCCTGGTGCAGGCCGTGACGGAGCTGGGTGGCGGCTTCTGGGTGATGACGCCGTTGCGCACGGCGGACGGCAATGTGGTGCTGGTCAACCGCGGCTTTGTACCGCCTGAGCTGAGCGAGCGCGCCAAGCGCGGCGGGGACGACCCCACCGGCGAGACCACCGTCACCGGCTTGTTGCGCTTTAGCGAGCCCGGCAACGGCTTTCTGCGCACCAACGATCCGGCGGCCGGGCGCTGGTACGCGCGCGATGTGCCGGCCATTGCCGCCGCGCGCGGCCTGCGCAACGTGGCGCCTTACTTCATCGATGCAGACGCGGCCGTGCCGCTCGGGGACGCCAGCAAGCGCACCTGGCCGGTGGGCGGGCTGACCGTCATCACGTTCAACAACAACCACCTCGTCTATGCGATCACCTGGTTTGCGCTGGCGCTGATGTTTGCCGCGGGCGCCGTCTATGCCGGGCGGGAGGCGTACCGCCGTTCGCGGGCCGGCGAGACACAGGATACGCAGGGCGAGGGCAAGGCGGGACGGCGCACGCCGTAA
- a CDS encoding dipeptidase, giving the protein MQIDWTTIRRGNADAPPGQAPGSISRRAFLASGAALALAACAQGRFAGDTQPQGSAGTKAAKDANNVKDASAWKPSPTALVIDMHSHAGRVIVSRDPAIGADRPFLALAAPMRAGGVNVICLAIVTDTIVTRVSADRKRFEAWRTPSEGELYALGVAEFARAHKLVEREQMQVVTDAATLATRAPAGPCVIIASEGADFLEGRLERVDEAYGMHQLRHLQLTHYRVNELGDIQTEAPVHGGLTDFGADVVRRCNALGIVVDVAHGTYDLVKRAAAISTKPLVISHSALATRPSLRSRLITPDHARVIAGTGGVIGVWPSAGTFRDLPAMALGIKRMADVVGVDHVGVGTDMLGFISPPVLRTYDQLPSLADALLAAGFTQEETGKVLGGNYRRVFEASVG; this is encoded by the coding sequence ATGCAAATTGACTGGACGACGATCCGTCGGGGCAATGCCGATGCGCCGCCTGGGCAGGCACCGGGCAGCATCAGCCGCCGCGCGTTCCTGGCGTCAGGTGCTGCACTGGCGCTAGCCGCCTGTGCACAGGGACGCTTTGCCGGCGACACCCAGCCGCAGGGTTCAGCCGGCACCAAGGCCGCAAAAGACGCTAACAACGTCAAAGACGCCTCCGCCTGGAAGCCCTCCCCCACCGCGCTGGTCATCGACATGCACAGCCATGCCGGCCGCGTGATCGTGTCGCGCGATCCCGCCATCGGCGCGGACCGGCCCTTCCTTGCGCTGGCCGCGCCGATGCGCGCGGGCGGCGTGAACGTCATCTGCCTGGCGATCGTGACGGATACCATCGTCACGCGTGTGTCCGCCGATCGCAAGCGCTTCGAAGCCTGGCGAACCCCGTCCGAAGGCGAGCTCTACGCGCTTGGCGTGGCCGAATTCGCGCGTGCACACAAGCTGGTGGAGCGTGAGCAGATGCAAGTGGTGACCGATGCGGCTACGCTGGCCACGCGGGCGCCAGCCGGGCCGTGCGTGATCATCGCGTCGGAGGGCGCGGACTTTCTGGAGGGCAGGCTGGAGCGCGTGGACGAAGCGTACGGCATGCACCAGCTGCGGCACCTGCAGCTCACGCACTACCGCGTCAACGAGCTGGGCGACATCCAGACGGAGGCGCCGGTACACGGGGGCCTGACGGATTTCGGCGCGGATGTGGTGCGGCGCTGCAATGCCTTGGGCATCGTCGTCGATGTCGCGCACGGCACCTATGACCTGGTCAAGCGCGCCGCTGCCATCTCCACCAAGCCGCTGGTGATTTCGCACTCCGCGCTGGCGACGCGCCCCAGCCTGCGCAGCCGACTGATCACGCCCGATCACGCGCGCGTGATCGCGGGCACCGGTGGCGTGATCGGGGTCTGGCCCAGCGCGGGCACCTTCCGCGACCTGCCTGCCATGGCGCTAGGCATCAAGCGCATGGCCGACGTGGTTGGCGTGGATCATGTGGGCGTGGGAACGGACATGCTCGGCTTCATCTCGCCGCCGGTGCTCCGGACCTACGATCAGTTGCCCTCGCTGGCAGACGCGCTGCTAGCGGCAGGCTTCACGCAAGAGGAAACCGGCAAGGTGCTCGGCGGCAATTACCGCCGGGTGTTCGAAGCGTCCGTGGGGTAG
- a CDS encoding UDP-N-acetylglucosamine 1-carboxyvinyltransferase, producing the protein MSNLIVHGGKPLRGRITPSANKNAVLPVLCATLLTDEPLRLHGVPDITDVRKILDIFRALGSKVHMDDASGTLSLHHQETVFDAARHRLPEEMRSSIMLVPPLLARFGVARLEDNVKGCTLGVREIDPHVDVFRRFGGEVERADGSLLVRSAGQLTPTDHWLDYASVTTTENFVLCAAAAGGTSTLTNAASEPHVQEFCRFMAMMGARIEGMGTSRLTVHGGNKLKGGDFTFDEDFHEITTFLALGAITGGDVVVRNSAPANFPLIDRTFAKFGVQITHEDGWSRATSAGPLKVQTPFTSNVLTKVEAAPWPYFPVDLLPIFIALGVRAQGNAMFWNKVYDGALGWTGELSKFGAHVFSSDPHRLITFGGNPLTPAVVESPYIIRVAIALLMVAASIDGRSEIRNAAPIRRAHPRFVENLRSLGVEVEWTSEE; encoded by the coding sequence ATGTCCAATCTCATCGTGCACGGCGGCAAGCCGCTCCGGGGGCGTATTACCCCTTCCGCCAACAAGAATGCAGTGCTTCCTGTGCTCTGCGCCACGCTTCTGACCGATGAGCCCTTGCGCCTGCATGGCGTGCCCGACATCACCGATGTGCGCAAGATTCTCGACATCTTTCGCGCTTTGGGCAGCAAGGTGCATATGGATGACGCAAGCGGCACGCTGTCGCTGCACCATCAGGAGACCGTGTTCGACGCGGCCCGCCATCGCCTGCCGGAAGAGATGCGCTCGTCCATCATGCTGGTGCCGCCGCTGCTCGCCCGCTTCGGCGTGGCCCGGCTGGAGGACAACGTCAAGGGCTGCACGCTTGGCGTGCGCGAGATCGATCCGCACGTCGATGTCTTCCGCCGCTTCGGTGGCGAGGTGGAGCGGGCCGACGGATCGCTGCTGGTGCGCAGTGCCGGCCAGCTGACACCCACCGACCACTGGCTTGACTATGCATCGGTCACCACCACGGAGAACTTCGTGCTGTGTGCCGCCGCAGCGGGTGGCACTTCCACGCTCACCAATGCCGCATCGGAGCCCCATGTGCAGGAGTTCTGCCGCTTCATGGCAATGATGGGCGCGCGCATCGAAGGCATGGGCACCTCGCGCCTGACGGTGCATGGCGGCAACAAGCTCAAGGGTGGCGACTTTACCTTCGACGAGGATTTTCACGAGATCACCACCTTCCTGGCGCTGGGCGCCATCACCGGCGGCGATGTCGTGGTGCGCAACAGCGCGCCCGCGAATTTCCCGCTGATCGACCGCACCTTCGCCAAGTTCGGCGTGCAGATCACCCACGAAGATGGCTGGTCCCGCGCCACCAGCGCCGGCCCCCTGAAGGTGCAGACGCCGTTTACCAGCAACGTGCTGACCAAGGTCGAGGCCGCGCCGTGGCCTTACTTCCCGGTTGACCTGCTGCCTATCTTCATCGCGCTGGGCGTGCGCGCGCAGGGCAACGCCATGTTCTGGAACAAGGTGTACGACGGCGCGCTGGGCTGGACCGGCGAGCTGTCGAAGTTCGGCGCCCATGTGTTCTCGTCCGACCCGCACCGGCTCATCACCTTTGGTGGCAATCCCCTGACGCCGGCGGTGGTGGAAAGCCCGTACATCATCCGCGTGGCCATCGCCTTGCTCATGGTGGCCGCGAGCATCGATGGCCGCTCGGAGATCCGCAACGCCGCGCCCATCCGCCGGGCCCATCCGCGCTTCGTCGAGAACCTGCGCAGCCTTGGTGTCGAGGTGGAGTGGACCAGCGAGGAGTAA
- a CDS encoding DnaJ C-terminal domain-containing protein: protein MEYKDYYAMLGVEPTATQDEIRRAYRKLARKYHPDVSKEPDAEARFKDVAEAYVALKDEEKRAAYDDVGARYKSGREFTPPPGWDSGFEYSGGEADFEQDLDRSDFFESLFGARHAQSRGGRGAARMAGSDHHAKVQIDLQDVYRGGRRTITLRTPQADASGHVRLQERQLEVNIPKGIRSGQHLRLAGQGGPGLGDAPAGDLYLEIEIAPHPLFRVVDRDVYLDLPVAPWEAALGTSVGIPTPDGSVQLSVPPGSSAGRKLRLKGKGLPSTPPGDLYAVLSIVLPPADTEKATDAYREMAKTFSGFSPRRSLEA, encoded by the coding sequence ATGGAGTACAAGGATTACTACGCGATGCTCGGGGTGGAGCCCACGGCCACGCAGGATGAAATCAGGCGCGCCTACCGCAAGCTGGCGCGCAAGTATCACCCGGACGTCAGCAAGGAACCGGATGCGGAGGCCCGCTTCAAGGATGTGGCCGAGGCGTACGTGGCGCTGAAAGACGAGGAGAAGCGCGCCGCTTACGACGACGTGGGCGCGCGGTACAAGAGCGGCCGCGAGTTCACTCCGCCGCCGGGATGGGATAGCGGCTTCGAATACAGCGGCGGCGAGGCGGATTTCGAGCAAGACCTGGATCGCAGCGATTTCTTCGAGTCGCTCTTCGGCGCCAGGCATGCGCAGTCTCGCGGCGGGCGAGGCGCCGCCCGCATGGCAGGGAGCGATCACCATGCCAAGGTGCAGATCGATCTGCAGGACGTCTACCGGGGCGGGCGCCGCACCATCACGCTGCGCACGCCCCAGGCAGACGCCAGCGGGCACGTGCGATTGCAGGAGCGGCAGCTGGAAGTCAATATTCCCAAGGGCATTCGCAGTGGACAGCATCTTCGGCTTGCAGGCCAGGGCGGCCCCGGACTTGGAGATGCTCCCGCCGGCGACCTCTATCTCGAAATCGAGATCGCGCCGCACCCGCTGTTCCGCGTCGTCGATCGCGACGTCTACCTCGACCTGCCGGTGGCCCCATGGGAGGCCGCCTTGGGCACCAGCGTCGGCATACCCACGCCGGACGGCAGCGTGCAACTCAGCGTGCCACCGGGCTCGTCGGCGGGCCGCAAGCTGCGGCTCAAGGGCAAGGGCCTTCCCAGCACGCCGCCCGGCGACCTGTACGCGGTGCTGTCGATCGTCTTGCCGCCCGCGGACACGGAAAAGGCCACTGACGCATACCGGGAAATGGCCAAGACCTTTAGCGGTTTTTCCCCGCGCCGTTCACTGGAGGCTTGA
- a CDS encoding chaperone modulator CbpM has protein sequence MSDQGISMPHGVLVEEEVQFTLVELSVACHADIGQVVALVEEGVLTPRGEDAPRWRFDGATLKRARTALRLARDLELGVAGAAIVLDLLDEIETLRAKLRRANLA, from the coding sequence ATGAGCGATCAAGGCATATCGATGCCGCATGGCGTCCTTGTCGAAGAAGAGGTGCAGTTCACGCTGGTGGAGCTGAGTGTGGCCTGTCATGCCGACATTGGACAGGTGGTGGCGCTGGTGGAGGAGGGCGTGCTGACGCCGCGCGGAGAGGACGCGCCGCGCTGGCGTTTCGACGGCGCCACGCTCAAGCGCGCCCGCACGGCGCTGCGGCTCGCGCGCGACCTGGAGCTTGGAGTGGCGGGCGCGGCCATCGTGCTCGACCTGCTGGACGAGATCGAGACGTTAAGGGCAAAGCTGCGGCGGGCCAACCTGGCTTGA
- a CDS encoding chromate resistance protein ChrB domain-containing protein, whose translation MQWITRERPKIDRIACPWLIARFIDDAPEFLYVPAGEVLQTARQTRAIAYDIPDVELSHVGEFCSFDAFLDKYCLTDPALRHLASIVRGADTSRLDLTPQSAGLYAISLGLSQVFPDDHEMLRHGMVMYDALYAWCQRCQAETHRWPPEMPA comes from the coding sequence ATGCAGTGGATTACCCGCGAAAGGCCAAAGATTGACCGGATCGCCTGCCCCTGGCTGATCGCCAGGTTCATCGACGACGCGCCGGAATTTCTCTATGTGCCCGCCGGCGAGGTCCTGCAGACCGCTCGCCAGACCCGTGCGATTGCCTATGACATCCCCGACGTCGAGCTATCGCACGTTGGAGAGTTCTGCAGCTTTGACGCCTTTCTGGACAAGTACTGCCTGACGGACCCCGCCCTGCGGCATCTGGCCAGCATCGTGCGTGGCGCCGACACGTCGCGGCTCGATCTCACACCGCAATCGGCAGGGCTTTACGCCATCTCCCTGGGTCTGTCGCAGGTGTTCCCGGACGACCACGAAATGCTCCGCCACGGCATGGTGATGTACGACGCCCTGTATGCCTGGTGCCAACGTTGCCAGGCCGAGACGCATCGTTGGCCGCCGGAGATGCCGGCATGA
- a CDS encoding chromate transporter: MNTQDASPPGHPGYTLWQLVLYMLRLGTLGFGGPVALAGYMHRDLVERRAWITDADYKEGIALAQLAPGPMAAQLAIYLGYVHHRIVGATLVGVAFVLPSFLMVIALGWAYREFGGLTWMQSVFYGVGAAVIGIIAISAYKLTRKSVGKDKLLWGIYLVLGAVTVITESEIAWLFVAAGVLCWFWRAPPAWFRQGGLNALAASQVPAAGGVFSTLDWPLLAQIAVFFAKAGAFVFGSGLAIVPFLYGGVVTEHHWLNDKQFVDAVAVAMITPGPVVITVGFIGYLVAGFPGACVAALGTFLPCYLFTVIPAPYFKRYGKLPAIAAFVDGVTAAAVGAITGAVVVLAKRSIVDVPTALLALVTIALLWRFKKLPEPVIVAGAALVGLIAYPLLHMAR; the protein is encoded by the coding sequence ATGAATACGCAGGACGCCTCGCCACCTGGTCATCCCGGCTATACGCTCTGGCAACTCGTCCTCTATATGCTGCGGCTCGGTACGCTGGGCTTTGGCGGCCCGGTTGCGCTGGCCGGTTACATGCACCGCGATCTTGTCGAGCGGCGCGCGTGGATCACGGATGCGGACTACAAGGAAGGCATCGCGCTCGCGCAGCTGGCACCCGGGCCCATGGCAGCGCAACTCGCCATTTATCTCGGCTACGTGCACCATCGCATCGTGGGTGCCACGCTGGTCGGGGTCGCGTTCGTTCTGCCGTCTTTCCTGATGGTGATCGCGCTGGGCTGGGCATACCGCGAGTTCGGCGGCCTCACGTGGATGCAATCGGTGTTCTACGGCGTCGGCGCCGCCGTCATCGGCATCATCGCGATCAGCGCCTACAAGCTCACGAGGAAGAGCGTCGGCAAGGACAAGCTGCTTTGGGGGATCTACCTGGTGCTGGGCGCGGTGACGGTCATCACCGAATCCGAGATTGCGTGGTTGTTCGTGGCCGCGGGCGTGCTCTGCTGGTTCTGGCGCGCCCCGCCGGCCTGGTTCCGACAAGGCGGCCTCAATGCCCTCGCTGCCAGCCAGGTTCCTGCGGCCGGCGGCGTGTTCAGCACGCTGGATTGGCCGCTGCTGGCGCAGATTGCCGTGTTCTTTGCCAAGGCCGGCGCCTTCGTCTTTGGCTCAGGCCTTGCCATCGTGCCCTTCCTCTACGGCGGCGTAGTGACCGAGCACCATTGGCTCAACGACAAGCAATTTGTCGACGCCGTGGCGGTGGCGATGATCACGCCGGGTCCCGTAGTGATCACGGTCGGGTTCATCGGCTATCTCGTCGCCGGCTTTCCCGGCGCCTGCGTGGCGGCCCTGGGCACCTTCCTGCCGTGCTACCTGTTCACCGTCATCCCGGCGCCCTACTTCAAGCGGTATGGCAAGTTGCCCGCCATCGCCGCCTTCGTGGATGGCGTCACGGCAGCGGCCGTGGGAGCCATCACGGGTGCCGTGGTCGTCCTGGCCAAACGCTCGATCGTGGACGTACCCACCGCGTTGCTGGCGCTGGTCACGATCGCGCTGTTGTGGCGCTTCAAGAAGCTGCCCGAGCCCGTCATCGTGGCCGGTGCCGCACTGGTCGGCCTGATAGCCTACCCTTTGCTGCACATGGCGCGATAA
- a CDS encoding chromate resistance protein ChrB domain-containing protein translates to MTRSSDSWLLLIVSLPTSGATARMRIWRAVKSLGCAALRDGAYLLPAGSSQAAQLRELADEALQQDGQAWLLDVQANASDDPAAYRQLFDRTREYGELESALADARRTLSALSGAELARLLHRHERSLEAIRAIDFFPNEASLRAQAQWRDFAGTIGAILSPGEPHCAAGAIARRDRAQYQGRLWATRRHLWVDRVASAWLILRFIDPHARFQWLEKTADCPADALGFDFDGATFTHVGERVSFEVLMASFGLDEDRALRRLGKIVHALDVGGNQQPEASGFEAILAGARERLPDDDALLAEVGLALDSLYTHFTTNRRG, encoded by the coding sequence ATGACCCGCTCTTCCGACTCCTGGCTCTTGCTGATCGTGAGCCTCCCGACATCAGGCGCCACCGCCCGCATGCGAATCTGGCGAGCCGTGAAATCGCTTGGGTGCGCGGCTTTGCGCGATGGCGCCTACCTGCTTCCCGCCGGCTCGTCACAAGCCGCGCAATTGCGCGAGCTGGCTGACGAGGCCTTGCAGCAGGATGGGCAAGCATGGTTGCTGGATGTCCAGGCCAATGCGTCCGATGACCCGGCAGCTTATCGGCAACTATTCGACCGCACTCGCGAATATGGCGAGCTGGAGAGCGCGCTAGCGGATGCGCGCAGGACCCTGTCCGCCTTGAGCGGAGCCGAGCTGGCCAGGCTGCTGCACCGGCACGAACGATCTCTGGAGGCCATTCGCGCCATCGATTTTTTTCCGAACGAAGCCTCACTGCGTGCTCAGGCGCAATGGAGAGATTTCGCCGGTACCATCGGCGCGATTCTGTCGCCGGGGGAACCCCATTGCGCCGCCGGCGCGATCGCCCGCCGCGACCGCGCCCAGTACCAAGGGCGCCTGTGGGCCACGCGCCGGCACCTGTGGGTGGACCGGGTCGCCAGTGCCTGGCTGATACTGCGCTTCATCGACCCGCACGCCCGCTTCCAGTGGCTGGAGAAGACCGCCGATTGCCCAGCGGATGCGCTGGGATTCGACTTCGACGGGGCGACCTTCACCCACGTTGGCGAACGCGTGTCATTCGAGGTCCTGATGGCAAGTTTCGGCCTGGATGAGGACCGGGCGCTGCGCCGCCTGGGCAAGATCGTGCATGCGCTGGACGTGGGCGGAAACCAGCAACCCGAGGCAAGCGGCTTCGAGGCCATCCTCGCCGGCGCACGCGAGCGGCTGCCCGACGATGACGCGCTGCTGGCTGAAGTCGGGCTGGCTCTCGATTCGCTTTACACCCACTTCACCACCAACCGCCGAGGCTGA
- a CDS encoding tripartite tricarboxylate transporter substrate-binding protein, protein MFVTPRLSFDRSRAATRSRFVLAALATLCLPAPGFAQAAPYPSKPISLVVGSAPGGSVDLWWGILAPAGTPQALVDKLNGEIGKIVQSQDMKAFLLKEGARPAVMKPAEFATFIASELEHWRKVAKAADIRPE, encoded by the coding sequence ATGTTCGTCACCCCTCGGCTTTCATTTGACCGATCACGCGCGGCCACGCGCAGCAGGTTCGTACTGGCGGCGTTGGCAACCCTTTGCCTTCCCGCGCCGGGCTTCGCGCAAGCCGCTCCTTACCCTTCCAAGCCGATCAGCCTTGTCGTCGGCAGTGCGCCGGGCGGCTCCGTCGATCTCTGGTGGGGCATACTGGCGCCCGCCGGCACGCCGCAAGCCCTGGTGGACAAGCTCAACGGTGAGATCGGCAAGATCGTCCAGTCGCAGGACATGAAGGCGTTCCTGCTCAAGGAAGGCGCTCGGCCGGCGGTGATGAAGCCGGCTGAGTTCGCCACCTTCATCGCGTCCGAGCTGGAGCATTGGAGGAAAGTCGCCAAGGCGGCGGACATCCGGCCCGAGTAG
- a CDS encoding C25 family cysteine peptidase, translating to MTDDAMPMPLGIQADTGCPLASLDAQAIAGFSAREHTLRRAPERAAEKARQAETYAVLGDVDGAKLDEAGWGLLFPSDVDPAPYLDALAPLIAWRHREAGQVTVFQGADGCLPGESAATWLARHWVSLNVVDPALGVPYYLVLVGPPDKIPFAFQYTLDLYWAVGRLDFPQLADFRSYADSVTAYETMASVAARRRIALFATCLDFDRATQLLTRQLATPLSQGTAQAKPLGERQGFAMQALLGEAATKAALTDVLRGKGPDGPPALLFTGSHGMGFRADDARLADTQGAIVCQDWPGYGAIGPEHWFAAQDVPDDAQCHGLIQFCFACYGAGCPDFDNFGHGGNAPTRLAPAPFTARLPQRLLAHPHGGALAVLGHIDRAWAYGFQSERADAQTQGFRDVIGSLLRGERVGQATDRFNIRWAALSTELADLLRDRSAGADVPDADIALRWVARDDARNYVVLGDPAVRLRVRDMA from the coding sequence ATGACCGACGACGCCATGCCCATGCCGCTCGGCATCCAGGCCGACACCGGATGCCCGCTCGCCAGCCTCGATGCACAGGCCATCGCCGGGTTCTCCGCGCGCGAGCACACCTTGCGCCGCGCACCGGAACGCGCCGCGGAGAAGGCCCGGCAGGCCGAGACCTATGCGGTGCTCGGCGATGTCGACGGCGCCAAGCTCGACGAGGCCGGCTGGGGCCTGCTGTTTCCCTCCGACGTGGATCCGGCGCCTTACCTGGACGCGCTCGCGCCGCTGATCGCCTGGCGGCACCGCGAGGCGGGACAGGTCACGGTATTCCAGGGCGCCGACGGCTGCCTGCCCGGCGAAAGCGCCGCCACCTGGCTCGCGCGGCACTGGGTCTCGCTCAACGTGGTCGACCCGGCGCTGGGCGTGCCCTACTACCTCGTGCTGGTCGGGCCGCCGGACAAGATCCCGTTCGCCTTCCAGTACACACTGGACCTGTACTGGGCGGTGGGACGGCTGGATTTTCCGCAACTGGCGGACTTTCGCAGCTATGCCGACAGCGTGACCGCCTACGAGACCATGGCCAGCGTGGCCGCGCGGCGCAGGATCGCGCTGTTTGCCACCTGCCTTGATTTCGATCGCGCCACCCAGTTGCTCACGCGGCAGCTGGCCACCCCGCTCAGCCAGGGCACTGCGCAAGCCAAGCCTCTGGGTGAGCGCCAGGGCTTTGCCATGCAGGCGCTGCTAGGCGAGGCCGCCACTAAAGCCGCGCTGACAGATGTACTGCGCGGCAAAGGACCGGACGGGCCACCCGCCCTGCTCTTCACCGGCTCCCACGGCATGGGTTTTCGCGCGGACGACGCGCGGCTTGCCGACACCCAGGGCGCGATCGTCTGCCAGGACTGGCCAGGCTATGGCGCGATCGGCCCCGAGCACTGGTTCGCCGCGCAGGATGTCCCCGACGACGCGCAGTGCCACGGCCTTATCCAGTTCTGCTTTGCCTGCTACGGTGCCGGCTGCCCGGACTTCGACAACTTCGGCCACGGCGGCAACGCCCCCACCCGGCTAGCGCCCGCGCCCTTCACCGCGCGCCTGCCGCAGCGGCTGCTGGCGCATCCGCATGGCGGCGCGCTGGCCGTGCTCGGGCACATCGACAGGGCGTGGGCCTACGGCTTCCAGTCCGAACGCGCCGACGCGCAAACCCAGGGGTTCCGCGACGTGATCGGCAGCCTGCTGCGTGGCGAGCGCGTTGGCCAGGCGACAGACCGCTTCAACATCCGCTGGGCCGCGCTGAGCACCGAACTGGCCGACTTGCTGCGGGACCGCAGCGCGGGCGCCGACGTCCCCGACGCCGACATCGCGCTGCGCTGGGTGGCACGGGACGATGCGCGCAACTACGTGGTGCTGGGGGACCCGGCGGTGCGGCTGAGGGTGAGGGACATGGCGTAA